A window from Candidatus Amarolinea dominans encodes these proteins:
- a CDS encoding nitrogen fixation protein NifH — protein MTGHTLLKADPLPWLLAENGPGVRYLALRDLLDRPADDPQLAEARRAAHRAGPIAAVLAQMDAAGFWAEPGPGYYPKYRGSVWAVILLAQLGAASSEDERIGRACAYLLDHALTPGGQFSVNGAPSGTADCLQGNLCWALLELGCADSRLEAAFDWLARSVTGEGIAPLEEKSAPVRYYAGKCGPDFACGSNNKLPCAWGAVKVMLALGRWPAARRTPAMERAIGRGIAFLLGTDPALAGYPNGWAEKPSSNWWKFGFPVFYVTDLLQNVEALVALGYGHDPRLAHAFDVIHSKQDAAGRWPLEYDYAGKTWTDFGAKKQPNPWVTLRALRASKTASRGSGHHAPPA, from the coding sequence ATGACCGGGCATACTCTTCTGAAAGCTGATCCGCTCCCCTGGCTGCTGGCCGAGAATGGGCCGGGCGTGCGCTACCTGGCGCTGCGTGACCTGCTCGATCGGCCGGCCGATGACCCGCAGTTGGCGGAGGCGCGCCGCGCCGCACACCGCGCCGGGCCGATTGCCGCCGTCCTCGCACAGATGGACGCGGCCGGCTTTTGGGCCGAGCCTGGCCCCGGTTACTATCCCAAGTATCGCGGCTCCGTCTGGGCAGTCATCTTGCTGGCGCAGTTGGGCGCTGCGAGCAGTGAAGATGAGCGCATCGGCCGGGCCTGCGCCTACCTGCTGGATCACGCGCTGACGCCCGGCGGTCAGTTCTCGGTCAACGGCGCGCCCTCCGGCACGGCGGATTGCCTGCAGGGCAACCTCTGTTGGGCGCTGCTGGAGCTGGGCTGCGCCGATTCGCGGCTGGAAGCCGCCTTCGACTGGCTGGCGCGCAGCGTCACCGGCGAGGGGATCGCACCGCTGGAGGAAAAGAGTGCGCCGGTCCGCTACTACGCGGGCAAATGCGGTCCGGACTTCGCCTGCGGGTCGAACAACAAGCTGCCGTGCGCCTGGGGCGCGGTCAAGGTGATGCTGGCCCTGGGGCGCTGGCCGGCCGCCAGGCGAACACCCGCCATGGAACGGGCCATCGGCCGCGGGATCGCCTTCCTGCTGGGCACAGACCCCGCCCTGGCCGGATACCCCAATGGCTGGGCCGAGAAGCCCAGCAGCAACTGGTGGAAGTTCGGCTTTCCCGTTTTTTACGTCACCGATCTGCTGCAAAACGTCGAAGCGCTGGTCGCATTGGGTTACGGTCACGACCCGCGCCTGGCCCACGCGTTCGATGTGATCCACTCGAAGCAGGATGCCGCGGGGCGCTGGCCGTTGGAGTACGACTACGCCGGCAAGACCTGGACCGACTTCGGGGCCAAAAAGCAGCCCAACCCGTGGGTCACACTGCGTGCGCTGCGGGCGTCGAAGACGGCGTCGCGGGGGTCAGGTCATCACGCACCGCCTGCTTGA
- a CDS encoding N-6 DNA methylase: MPQRLNCKPYLQTLAEIARRGDAREESFYPALSALLTAAAQAAGRTDTHVTTLPRPTDAGNPDFRIWNGVDRIIGYIEAKKPTEEHLDLIEGSEQLCRYRATFPNLILTNFLEFRLYRDGQRVESALLGRPVVLNQLRMVPPAENAGALAGLLDRFLDFSLPRTFSAESLAVELAGRTRFLRDIVARQLAEERDAPGPLTGFFEAFQQFLIGGLTPEDFADLYAQTITYGLFAARVRSHEPFSRRAAFDRIPRTIGVLRDLFRFISLGDLPTELAWIVDDIAAVLAAADAPGILAAYFRDGKGSDPIVHFYETFLAAYDPAERERQGVYYTPEPVVSYIVRSLHSLLKTEFGKADGLASDDVTLLDPAAGTMTFVARAAQEAVREFEGKYGAGAREMFIRNHVLRDFYAFELMMAPYAVGHLKMSFFLEELGHRLADDERVRFYLTNTLDMAELAQSRLPGFSALAEESRLAGQVKRQTPVLVILGNPPYSYASPNRSAWITDQINAYKQVDGQPLGEKNPRGLQDDYVKFLRFAQWKVEQAGRGVVGMITNHGYLDNPTFRGMRQSLLRTFDEIYVLDLHGNVLKRERAPGGGVDENVFDIRQGVAIVFFVKRGDQSKREAHIHHADLWGLRPSKYTWLEDHDVTNTIWQQITSVSPFYLLTPRDETGLAPYNAFTSITDLFPIKNVGLYTARDHLTIHWDQQEIWRAVTTFVQLAPELSRSAFRLGDDTSDWKVALAQKDLLDSGPTREKVLPLLYRPFDIRYTYYTGRSGGFICRPRADIMRHILAQENVALVTCRQLASLPWCHAMVSQIATDNCAVSNRTRERGYIFPLYLYSAADRRDLFSHLETVERHPNLNPQIVAALAAAHGRGPTPEAIFHYVYAVLYAPTYRARYAGFLRLDFPRIPLTADRELFDALAALGGRLVELHLLRSPELDPPLARFEGAGDGRVAKGKGLHYDPDAGRVAINAGQHFAPVPPEVWQYQVGGYQVCHKWLKDRAERQLSLAEVRTYCRIVTALARTIEVQRAIDAVYGAVEDSALARLA, from the coding sequence ATGCCTCAGCGCCTCAACTGCAAGCCATACCTTCAAACCCTGGCCGAGATCGCCCGCCGCGGGGACGCGCGGGAGGAGAGCTTCTATCCGGCCTTGAGCGCCCTTTTGACCGCAGCGGCGCAGGCAGCCGGCCGGACCGACACGCATGTCACCACATTGCCCCGGCCCACCGACGCGGGCAATCCTGACTTCCGTATCTGGAATGGCGTTGATCGCATCATCGGTTACATCGAAGCCAAAAAGCCGACCGAGGAGCACCTCGACCTGATCGAAGGGTCGGAGCAGCTTTGTCGCTACCGGGCTACCTTCCCCAACCTGATCCTGACCAACTTCCTGGAGTTTCGCCTCTACCGGGACGGCCAACGGGTGGAATCGGCGCTGCTGGGTCGGCCGGTTGTGCTCAACCAACTGCGCATGGTCCCGCCCGCCGAGAACGCGGGAGCACTGGCCGGTTTACTCGACCGTTTCCTGGACTTTTCGTTGCCCAGGACATTCTCGGCAGAGTCGCTGGCCGTGGAACTAGCCGGCCGCACCCGCTTCCTGCGCGATATCGTGGCGCGGCAGTTGGCCGAAGAGCGGGATGCGCCCGGCCCACTGACCGGCTTCTTCGAAGCGTTCCAGCAGTTCCTCATCGGTGGGCTGACGCCGGAGGATTTCGCCGACCTCTACGCCCAGACGATCACCTATGGCCTCTTCGCCGCGCGCGTGCGATCGCACGAGCCGTTTAGCCGCCGCGCCGCGTTCGACCGCATTCCGCGCACCATCGGCGTGCTGCGCGACCTGTTCCGCTTCATCTCGTTGGGCGACCTGCCGACTGAACTGGCGTGGATCGTGGATGATATTGCCGCAGTGCTCGCCGCGGCCGATGCGCCCGGCATCCTGGCCGCCTACTTCCGGGACGGCAAGGGGAGCGATCCCATCGTCCATTTCTACGAGACCTTCCTGGCTGCATACGACCCCGCGGAGCGGGAGCGCCAGGGCGTCTACTACACGCCGGAGCCGGTCGTCTCCTACATCGTGCGCTCGCTGCACAGCCTGCTGAAAACTGAGTTCGGCAAGGCAGACGGCCTGGCGTCCGACGATGTGACTTTGCTCGACCCGGCAGCGGGCACGATGACCTTTGTGGCCCGCGCAGCGCAAGAGGCGGTGCGGGAGTTCGAGGGCAAGTATGGCGCGGGCGCACGCGAGATGTTCATCCGCAACCACGTGCTGCGCGACTTCTACGCCTTCGAATTGATGATGGCGCCCTACGCGGTGGGCCACCTGAAGATGAGCTTCTTCCTGGAGGAGCTGGGCCACCGCCTGGCCGACGACGAGCGCGTACGCTTCTACCTGACCAACACTCTGGACATGGCGGAACTGGCGCAGAGCCGGCTGCCGGGCTTCTCCGCGCTGGCCGAAGAATCGCGACTGGCCGGCCAGGTCAAACGGCAGACGCCCGTCCTGGTGATCCTGGGCAACCCGCCCTACTCCTATGCTTCGCCCAATCGAAGTGCATGGATTACGGATCAAATCAATGCCTACAAGCAGGTGGATGGTCAGCCGTTGGGCGAGAAAAACCCCAGGGGTCTGCAAGATGACTACGTCAAGTTCCTGCGCTTTGCCCAGTGGAAGGTCGAGCAGGCCGGTCGCGGGGTCGTCGGCATGATCACCAACCACGGCTACCTGGACAACCCAACCTTCCGCGGGATGCGGCAAAGCCTGCTGCGCACTTTCGATGAGATCTACGTGTTGGATCTGCACGGCAATGTGCTCAAACGCGAGCGCGCGCCCGGCGGTGGCGTGGACGAGAACGTCTTCGACATCCGCCAGGGGGTCGCCATTGTCTTCTTCGTCAAGCGCGGTGATCAAAGCAAACGTGAAGCGCACATACATCATGCAGATTTGTGGGGGTTGAGACCCTCAAAATACACCTGGCTGGAAGATCACGACGTCACCAACACGATCTGGCAACAGATCACAAGCGTTTCGCCATTCTACCTCCTCACGCCACGAGATGAGACTGGGTTAGCACCCTATAATGCCTTTACGTCGATTACGGATTTGTTTCCCATCAAAAACGTCGGACTATACACGGCGCGAGATCATCTCACTATTCATTGGGATCAGCAAGAGATCTGGCGGGCTGTCACGACGTTCGTTCAACTGGCCCCCGAACTATCTCGATCTGCTTTCAGGCTGGGTGATGACACATCTGATTGGAAAGTAGCATTAGCGCAGAAGGACTTACTTGATTCAGGTCCTACCCGCGAAAAGGTTCTACCTCTGCTTTACAGGCCCTTTGACATCCGTTACACCTACTACACTGGACGTTCGGGGGGGTTCATCTGTCGACCGCGTGCTGACATTATGCGTCACATATTGGCGCAGGAGAACGTTGCATTAGTGACATGCCGACAACTAGCGAGCTTGCCCTGGTGTCACGCGATGGTGAGCCAGATTGCCACCGACAATTGTGCGGTATCCAACCGCACCCGTGAACGTGGTTACATCTTCCCCCTCTACCTCTACTCCGCCGCCGACCGCCGCGATCTCTTCTCGCACCTGGAGACGGTGGAACGGCATCCCAACCTGAATCCTCAGATCGTCGCGGCGCTGGCCGCCGCGCATGGCCGCGGCCCAACGCCCGAAGCGATCTTCCATTACGTCTACGCGGTGCTCTACGCGCCGACCTACCGCGCCAGGTACGCCGGCTTCCTGCGCCTGGACTTCCCACGCATCCCCCTGACGGCCGACCGGGAGCTTTTCGATGCGCTGGCCGCATTGGGCGGACGCCTGGTCGAATTGCATCTGCTGCGGTCGCCAGAGCTGGATCCGCCGCTGGCCCGCTTCGAGGGCGCGGGCGATGGCCGCGTGGCCAAGGGCAAGGGTCTCCACTACGACCCGGACGCGGGCCGCGTCGCCATCAATGCGGGGCAGCACTTCGCGCCCGTGCCGCCGGAGGTGTGGCAATACCAGGTGGGCGGCTACCAGGTGTGCCACAAGTGGCTGAAGGATCGGGCCGAGCGCCAGCTCTCGCTGGCCGAGGTGCGCACCTACTGTCGCATCGTCACCGCGCTGGCGCGTACGATTGAGGTTCAAAGGGCCATCGATGCGGTCTATGGCGCGGTCGAGGACAGCGCGCTGGCCCGCCTGGCATAG